The genomic region TCGACATGTGATCGAATGCACCCATGTGGATGAACGAGGGAGCGCGGATCTTCAATCGGTACGGCTTGCCTCCACCCGTGCTGACGATGTAGAAGCCCAATTCTCCCTTGTGGGCTTCGGTCCCGCAGTAGATCTCTCCGGGCGGAGCGTTGAATCCCTGCGAAAAAAGCTTGAACTGTTGAATCATGGCCTCCAAATTCGTGAAGACCCGTTCCTTCGGCGGCAACGTCACGCTAGGAACATCGGCCATGATCGGACCTTCCTGCAGCTGCTCCAGGCACTGCCGGACAATCTTCACGCTTTCATAGAGTTCCATGACGCGGATCCAGTACCGGTCGTACGTGTCTCCGTTCTTCCCGAGCGGTACGTTGAACTCGCATTTCGGATAGGCCGAGTAGGGTTCGGCCTTGCGCAAGTCATAATCCACGCCGGACCCCCGGAGCGTCGGTCCGCTCAGCCCGAAGCTGACGGCATCTTCCGCGGAGATCACAGCCACGCCTTTCGTCCTTGCGACCCAGATGCGATTCTTTTCGAGGAAGACGATATATTCGTCGATCTTGGGAGGAAAATAGTCCAGGAACTGCTTCAATTTGGCCAGCAGCGCGGGCGTAAAATCCCGTTCGACTCCGCCGATACGATACCAGCTGGTCGTCAGCCGGGCTCCGCACAGTTCATCAAACCAATCAAGCAGGATTTCCCGGTCCCGGAAGCAATAAAAAAACACGGTCATCGCGCCGATGTCGAGCGCTTGCGTACCGAGCCAGAATTGATGGCCGATGATCCGCTGAACTTCGGCGACGATGGTGCGGAGATACTCGGCCCGCTCCGGCACGGTGATGTTCATGAGTTTTTCGACCGCGCGACAGTAGGCGAAGTTGTTGTACATCGCGCAGACGTAGTCGAGTCGATCGGTATGAGGGATGAACTGGTGATAGGTGCCTTCTTCCGCCAGTTTCTCCACGCCCCGATGGAGAAATCCCATCACCGGTGTGGATTTGACCAGACGCTCTCCCTCCAGCTCGAGAATGACTTTCAGTACGCCGTGCGTACTGGGATGCTGCGGACCCATATTGAGCAGCAGCTCTTCCGTGCGGAGCGTCGGGAGCGTCTCGCTTTCCGGGTGTTCCGGATCGACTTTGTAGACCGTTGTGCGTTGATCTTCAAACGCCATGGTTCGCCTGGTTCTTAGCGTGGGGTCTCGTCCAGGAAATCAAACGTGTCGCGCCATCCCTTGCCGCGAAGCGGAAAATCCTTCCGCAGGGGGTAGCCTTCGGTATAGTCGTCCGGCATGAGGATGCGGCGGAGATCGGGGTGGCGACGAAATCTGATGCCCATCATGTCGTACACTTCCCGTTCCATGAAATCCGCGCCTTTCCAAAGGTCGGTCAAGGAGTCCACGACGCAATCTGCTTCCGGTACGCGCGTCTTGAGCCTGATTCTGTGGCGCTTGCGGATGGAATAGAACTCGTACACGACTTCAAAGCGCAATTCGTCGTCCGGCCAATCGACGGAGCTGACGTGCACGATGTAGTCAAAGTCCATCGCCGGATCGTCGTGCAGGAACTGGGCGACCTCGTGGAGTTTTTCCCGGCGGACCGTCACCGCCAGGTCCCCGCGCCATTCGACGGCCTGGAGAAATGCCTCGCCGAAATTCTCTTGAATGCGATTCGATACGTGCTGGAGAGACATGGACGCTCGTTATGCTTTGACGCGCGGTCTGACCTGCTCGGGCTGCTTCACGAACACCCGCTTTTGCATGATCCGCTCTTGTAGTTTCAAAATGCCGTCGAAGAGAGCCTCGGGAGTGGGAGGACAACCGGGAACATAAATATCCACGGGCACGAACCGGTCGACTCCCTGCACCACACTGTAACTGTCGTAAATGTTTCCGGAGGTCGCGCATGATCCCATCGCGATGACGTACTTGGGCTCCGGCATCTGGTCGTAAATTTTCCGGATGACCGGGGCCATGCGGCGGCAGACGGTCCCGGCTACGATCATGAGATCCGATTGTCTTGGGGAGGCGCGAAACACTCCGGCGCCATAGCGGTCCATGTCATAGCGCGAGGACACGGCCGCAATCATCTCAATGGCGCAGCATGCCAGACCGAAGGTCATCGGCCAAAGAGAACCTTTCCTGGCCCAGTTCACGGCTTTTTCGACGGTCGTCGTGATGACGTCCGGCGCCCCGTCCTTTTCCTGTCGGCCCAGTTGAATCAGTCCCATTCCAGGGCTCCCTTGCGCCATGCGTAGACGTAAGCCACCACAAATAATGCGATGAAAATCAGCATTTCGACCAGCCCGATCAGTCCGAGCTTCTCGAAGGTGACGGCCCAAGGATAGAGAAAGATCACTTCGATGTCGAAAATCACGAACAGCATCGCGAAGATGTAATAGCGGACCGGGAACGGCATACGGGCGTCAGAAAACGGCTCGGACCCGCATTCGTAGGCTGAGAGTTTCTCCGGTTCCGGGTACTTGGGTTGAACCAAATAGCTGAGCAACAGCGTCACGAGGCCGAACGCCAGCGCGATAAAAATGAAAAGCAATATCGGAAAGTACTTCGTCAGATACTCGAGGAGTAACTCAATGCCACTCATCGAAATGACCTTTCAACACCTAGAGTTGCGTCAGAATGGGGGATCTTAGACGGCGGATTGGAGAGATAGCAAGCGTACAAAGGACCTAGGGGAGTTTGACCCCAAAAGTCCTAGAAAGACGGAGGAGTCGCTTCCGACCTTATTTTTCAGTCGTCGGATCGGCAGGCTGTTTCCGAGACTGTGACGGTGCTGTCATCAAGGCAGAAGGCATTCGAAGATGGGCCGGGGTGGTGTGGTCTGCACAGTCCCATTCCGGTTCCAGAGGAGAGAGGGCCGAAGCTTTTTTACGTCGGTGGATTTGCGTCTCAATCGGAGAGCGCCGGGGTCGTTCTGAAGGTTGGCGGGACTGTGCCGACATCCGTATTCCCTCGCGGATTACCGACCTCGTATCGGTGTGACGGTACCACCGGGTTTGACGTTGCGTCAATCATGGGACAAGTCGGCAATATTCTTGACAATCTGGGACTGTTTGCTAAGGTTCTTTCAATAGCATTGGTTTCCAACAAGAAGGACCACCTATGAGCATCTATTTCACTCGCACCGCATCGGCGTGCCTCCTCAGCGCGATGACCCTCGCACCCGTCGTGGCCTGGGCAGACGATCTGGACACGATTCGGTTCGGCGAGGCGGCGCTCAGCTTCGCCTCCGGCTCGATCCAGCGGACCACTCCGCAAGACGGGGTGGTGAACGTCACCACGGGGGACAATCAGACGACCGGTGATAGGATGCAACTGGGATTGCAGGACACCCTCTATCTGCGGCTGAAAAATCCGGCCGATGCATCGGTGGGCGATCTCTATACGGTCTTCAAGCGCGCTCGCAAGGTTTTCCATCCCGTGACCAGGGAATATTTGGGATATCTGGTCATTCGTCTTGCCGTCGTCGAAGTCGTTCAGGTCGACAAGACGCTCATCACCGTACGGGCGATCCGGGCCTACGGAGCGGTGTCCCCCGGTGATCCGGTGGCGAAGTTCGCGCTGCCGACCGAATCGGAGCCGGATTCGACTCCTTCCTCCGGGGCTGTCAACGGGATCGTCGTCGAACTCCAGGCCGACAAGGGCATGACGCTGGTGGCGCAACGTAATATCGTCTATGTCGATCGGGGCAGTCACGACGGCCTGCGGGCCGGCGATGTGGTGGAAGTCATTCGCTCGGGTGGGAACTTGCCGCCTAGGAACGTCGGAGAGATCAAGATTCTTTCGACTGAGGCGCGGACGTCGACCGCCTTGATTACGCGATCGACATCGCGAATTCTGCCCGGGGACCGCTTCCGCATCAAGGCCTCGGAGGGGGATGCCGTTCCCGTCTCTATGCCGGTTCCGCATGAAGTGCAGCCGCTGAATACGACTCGTCAGGACGCGAACGCTCTGCAGGCCGTGGAGGCTGTTCCCAGCCAGCTCAAAAACACACAGCCTGTGTCGCGCGAGACTCGGATCACGCTCAGCGATCCCATGAAGCAATTGCGATACGAATCGGGCGAGGCAGCGATCAGACCCGATGGCTATAAGATCCTGGACGCACTGACCGAATATTTGAAAACCGCACCGGCGGATCAGCTCATTCGCGTGGAAGGCCATGCCGACGACATGGAAATCGGTCCCGCCCTGAAATCGCGATACCAGACCAACTGGGATCTCTCGAAGGCACGCGCGAGCGGAGTGCTGCGGTATCTTGTCGAAAAAGGCGGGATCGATTCGGCAAGAATTTCGTCCGTGGGATACGGCGATACGAAACCCCTCGTGAGCAACGCAACAGAAGCCGGTCGACAAAAGAATCGTCGGGTGGACGTCGTGTTATATCTTCCGGAGTCCGACCCGACTCTCCCCGAGCAGACAAGGGGGGCTGTCATAGAAGAACGTGCGCAGAGGGTCGGTGGTCCGCCCGTGCACAAGTCGGAGGTCTCGATGGCCTCGGCCGACCAAGTCCCGGCTCCGCCGACTGTTACCGACAGAGTTCCGGAACGGGACAGTGCTGTTCAGGTCCAGACGGAGAAAGCGGCGGAGAGTGCCGCGGCGATCGCTCAGGAGCAACCGCCGGCCGAAGCATCCGTTCCTCTTCAGCCCTGACGGCTTCCTCGGTCATCAGGCGGAGCGGCATAAGAATAACTTGCCTGCTCCGCCTTCGCCCTTCCGTTGTTCCCTCTTTTCTTCTGCTGCTACAATGAGCCATGCGAGACGTTCCGCCCGCTGAGTCGCTCGGTGCCGCTCGGCGTCTCTACGCGGAGGTCGTCGTTCCACGACATATCAGAAGTTCATTTACCTATCTGGTGCCGTTGCATCTACGGCCGATCCTGCGAGTCGGACACTGTGTTCACGTTCCGTTCGGACGGGCGCGGCTCCAAGGCACCGTCGTTTCCCTCGGTGACCACCTTCCCGCCGGTTTGAGCCGAGAACGGCTCAAAGAGATCAGCTCCATTACGACAGCCGACGGACCCGATGAAATTTCGCCGGAGCTGCTTGCGCTTGCGAAGCGGGTGGCGGACTACTATGTCGCTCCCTTGGGACAGTGCCTGCGGCTGGTGTTGTCTCCTTCAACCGTCAGCACGAAGCGCGGGAGTCTTCTGAAGTTGACGACATCAGGTCGCGAAGCGTTGGCAACCGGGATTCTCGATGACCAGCCTCGTTCTTTGCTCGAGCGATTACGAAAGAAACCCGCCGGCATCAGGATGACCACGCTCTTGAAGCCCGGCCCTTTCGTACAAACGCACGTCATAGAGGATGTCATCCAGAAAGGCTGGGTCGCTCGAATTCAGTCACGAGCCGATCATGAAGAGTTTCCTGAGGTCGATTCAAGTCAGACGACCATGTCAACGATGCCTCCTGACGACGGATCCACGCTTGCGGACGATGCGATATCCCGTGCCCTTGAGTCACGCCTCCATGCCGTACTCGAAGGTGGCCGATCGGACACCCTGATTCTACAGGCCTCCCTCGCGGAACGGATGGAACTGCTGCACGGTTCGATTCACCGGACGCTTGCCAGCGGACGGTCGGTTCTCGTCTTGATCGGAGAAACAGATCGAGCGCGATGGGTGGCCGACAGGCTCACGCGGCGGGGTATTGTCGTTGCTTGCTATCTGCATGCGACATCGCCAGATGAAACGCGTGCGGAGGTGTGGCGTCGGGTGAAGGGCCCGGTACCGCAGGTCGTGGTGGGGACCAGGTCGGCCGTCTTTCTTCCCTTCTCGGCCTTGGGAATGATTTGGGTCGAGGCACCCGGCGATTCATCGCTCAAGGAACCACAGGAACCTCGCTATCATGCGCGGGACGTGGCGCGCTTTCGCATTGAGGCCGGGCAAAGCTTCCTGATTCTCGGCTGTTCCCGGATTCCGTTGGACATCGCCGATCCCATGGACGACTCGGGGACAATCGTACGCCAGTCGCCGGCGATGGAATCAACGCCGAACGTCGAGGTCGTGGACCTTCGCTCTTTCGGGAAAGGTGCGCTCGTGACCCCGCCGTTGCTTGACGCGATGCGTGAGGCGATCGACAGCCGA from Nitrospira japonica harbors:
- the nuoD gene encoding NADH dehydrogenase (quinone) subunit D, producing the protein MGPQHPSTHGVLKVILELEGERLVKSTPVMGFLHRGVEKLAEEGTYHQFIPHTDRLDYVCAMYNNFAYCRAVEKLMNITVPERAEYLRTIVAEVQRIIGHQFWLGTQALDIGAMTVFFYCFRDREILLDWFDELCGARLTTSWYRIGGVERDFTPALLAKLKQFLDYFPPKIDEYIVFLEKNRIWVARTKGVAVISAEDAVSFGLSGPTLRGSGVDYDLRKAEPYSAYPKCEFNVPLGKNGDTYDRYWIRVMELYESVKIVRQCLEQLQEGPIMADVPSVTLPPKERVFTNLEAMIQQFKLFSQGFNAPPGEIYCGTEAHKGELGFYIVSTGGGKPYRLKIRAPSFIHMGAFDHMSRGYMIADAITLFGTYDIVMGECDR
- a CDS encoding NADH-quinone oxidoreductase subunit C, with product MSLQHVSNRIQENFGEAFLQAVEWRGDLAVTVRREKLHEVAQFLHDDPAMDFDYIVHVSSVDWPDDELRFEVVYEFYSIRKRHRIRLKTRVPEADCVVDSLTDLWKGADFMEREVYDMMGIRFRRHPDLRRILMPDDYTEGYPLRKDFPLRGKGWRDTFDFLDETPR
- a CDS encoding NADH-quinone oxidoreductase subunit B; its protein translation is MGLIQLGRQEKDGAPDVITTTVEKAVNWARKGSLWPMTFGLACCAIEMIAAVSSRYDMDRYGAGVFRASPRQSDLMIVAGTVCRRMAPVIRKIYDQMPEPKYVIAMGSCATSGNIYDSYSVVQGVDRFVPVDIYVPGCPPTPEALFDGILKLQERIMQKRVFVKQPEQVRPRVKA
- a CDS encoding NADH-quinone oxidoreductase subunit A — protein: MSGIELLLEYLTKYFPILLFIFIALAFGLVTLLLSYLVQPKYPEPEKLSAYECGSEPFSDARMPFPVRYYIFAMLFVIFDIEVIFLYPWAVTFEKLGLIGLVEMLIFIALFVVAYVYAWRKGALEWD
- a CDS encoding OmpA family protein; this translates as MSIYFTRTASACLLSAMTLAPVVAWADDLDTIRFGEAALSFASGSIQRTTPQDGVVNVTTGDNQTTGDRMQLGLQDTLYLRLKNPADASVGDLYTVFKRARKVFHPVTREYLGYLVIRLAVVEVVQVDKTLITVRAIRAYGAVSPGDPVAKFALPTESEPDSTPSSGAVNGIVVELQADKGMTLVAQRNIVYVDRGSHDGLRAGDVVEVIRSGGNLPPRNVGEIKILSTEARTSTALITRSTSRILPGDRFRIKASEGDAVPVSMPVPHEVQPLNTTRQDANALQAVEAVPSQLKNTQPVSRETRITLSDPMKQLRYESGEAAIRPDGYKILDALTEYLKTAPADQLIRVEGHADDMEIGPALKSRYQTNWDLSKARASGVLRYLVEKGGIDSARISSVGYGDTKPLVSNATEAGRQKNRRVDVVLYLPESDPTLPEQTRGAVIEERAQRVGGPPVHKSEVSMASADQVPAPPTVTDRVPERDSAVQVQTEKAAESAAAIAQEQPPAEASVPLQP
- the priA gene encoding replication restart helicase PriA is translated as MRDVPPAESLGAARRLYAEVVVPRHIRSSFTYLVPLHLRPILRVGHCVHVPFGRARLQGTVVSLGDHLPAGLSRERLKEISSITTADGPDEISPELLALAKRVADYYVAPLGQCLRLVLSPSTVSTKRGSLLKLTTSGREALATGILDDQPRSLLERLRKKPAGIRMTTLLKPGPFVQTHVIEDVIQKGWVARIQSRADHEEFPEVDSSQTTMSTMPPDDGSTLADDAISRALESRLHAVLEGGRSDTLILQASLAERMELLHGSIHRTLASGRSVLVLIGETDRARWVADRLTRRGIVVACYLHATSPDETRAEVWRRVKGPVPQVVVGTRSAVFLPFSALGMIWVEAPGDSSLKEPQEPRYHARDVARFRIEAGQSFLILGCSRIPLDIADPMDDSGTIVRQSPAMESTPNVEVVDLRSFGKGALVTPPLLDAMREAIDSRSGVLLFLNRKGYANALVCRDCGQVPRCASCRIALAYSRRTGRLLCSYCGTSIAPPGTCPICSGHRLQPVGEGTERVEEEVGRLFPGARVMRADGDSMRKPSQAATGWKAIQDRQWDVLIGTQLVLRDYAVPMVGLVGVVHSDVSLNVPDFRAAERSYHMLCDAMALARPAKDGGRIVIQSHLPSHHAIQAVVHRDERIFAAEELSHRAALGYPPAVHLIGLYVSGRDQGLVEKAALELVDRLRASLNMPDKASLAGLGEDAVLGPVAPPGAHVRGRHRRQILVKSVRREQGVRSVQQNLELLESIYRKHVVKFDVDVDPVEMW